The Candidatus Saccharibacteria bacterium genomic interval TGAAGTAGATCGATCGCGCCCCTGACCCGGGGAGAAATCCCGGACAGATTGCTTCGTTGGTCTCCGCCCACGAACACGGCGCACGAACGGTGAGCCGACCACCTAAGATGCCCAAGCCTCACACGCTTGCTGACTTAGAGTGGTCGGTCTCGCCGACCAATCGTGGGAAGATCCAGCTGTAGCGCCTGTCAAGCGACGCATGACCTGGAAGCCATCTTCCCGCCAATCACGAGCCCTCTGGTGATTGAGCAACAGTTCATGAGCTCAATCCGCAACAAGCCAGAGTGGCTCCGAATTCTCGACCCTATCCACTTCCTCCAAACCCTGCGTGGATTACAAGGGTCAAGCGGGACCATGCGGACCGGTACGTCGGCATGCCTTGCCGGTCCGCGTCCCGCTCTTTCGACGCACCCAGCGGCTGCGGGGTCACCGGATACAAGCTCGTTTGCACTCTACTGGTGTGAGCTTAGCGGCATTCCATGCCCGCAATCCGGTGGCCCCGCAAGGTCATACCAACACCAGCCCACGCCCGGGTGGGAGGGGGACTTAGGTTCCCACCCGGGTTGTGTGCTTACAAAATAGCGATTTACTTCATCGCTTCTACCAAATACATAACTAATTGTGTGCTTAGTAGAAGCCAACGCCATAAATGCAGTTCCGCGATAGGAGCCGCTTTTGGTTTATAATGACAAGCATGAGTGTGGTTCAGCACGAAAAACGGTTGCGCTCAGCTATTTTGGATTTGCTAAGTTATTTTGCGGTCTTCGAGTTGCCACTTTCTGCTGGGCAAATCTACCAATACCTGCCCGTTAAAACCACTCCGGTGGCCGTTCGTGTTCACTTGTCCAAACTAATAAAACGCGGCAAATTACAAGCAATAGATGACCGCTACGGCCTACGTGGTGTTAACTACAACAAACTCCAGGCATTTGCCGCCAATCAACCAAGATTGCTCAAAAAAGCCAAGCGCTGGAGCAGGGTCTTTGCCGCTCTGCCATTTGTTAAGTCGGTGGTGCTAGTAAGCAGTGTGGCCTATGGTTGCCCGACCGAAGATAGTGACATCGATATGGTGGTCGTAACGTCTCCCAATCGCATTTATTTAACCAAAGCTTATCTTTATGGACTGTTTCATCGCTTTGATATCGACTCTAGCAAGCAAAAGCAGAACCGCCTAGGCATATCGGCTCTATTTAGTACCAATGGTGTTAAATTTGAGCGCGATGTTTACGGCCTCGACCCCCAACGATTACCTTGGCTGCTAACAGCCCAGCCACTGTATGGCGCTCACACCTGGTATGAGCTGCTCAAAAACAACTCTTTTGTGCGCCAAAACGCGCCCAACTACAGCTGGCCCGAGAGCAATGTTAAGCTTGGCTACATGAGCCTGAGCTGGTTAGACAAATTAGATAACTACGCCTATAAACGCTACCTGCGCAAGGTCTCACAAAACCCAATGTATAGAGAAAAAAGAGCTTTTGTGCGCGTACGTCCCGACATAATTGTTATCAATGCTCACCATGGCGAATACTTGCAGGCCAAACAAGACCGCTACGATCAAATTAGGGCTGGTGCAGCTTAAGTAAATTACACTTGACACCAGATGCCAAAGTGATTACACTAGTTGGTAATTAGCACTCTATGCACGAGAGTGCTAATGCTTACAGCGAGTCTTTCTAGCTCTCATAAATAAGTAAGTAGCAGCTTTAAATCTGAGCGCAAGACAAGACAACAGCGAAGCGCAACGCGAGCCGTAGCTACCTACGGTAAGCAAGCCTTGTAGCTGTTAGCTACGCATATTGTGTCAGAGTTATAGCTGCGGTGAGGAGATAAACGTATGAATATTCAGCCATTGGGCGACCGGGTCGTCTTAGAACAAGTTGAGCTTGAGGAAAAAACTGCAGCCGGCATTATATTGCCAGATAGTGCCAAAGAAAAGCCCTCTGAGGGCAAAGTATTAGCCGTTGGCACCGAGGTTAAAGAGGTTAAGGCCGGCGACCGAGTGCTTTATAGCAAGTACGGCCCGACCGAGGTCAAGGTTGACGGCAAAGAACTAATGATTGTCAAAGAAGAAGACATTTTGGCAGTTATGAAAGGGGGCAAATAATGGCCAAAGATATTATTGCTAGCGAAGATGCGCGCAAAAAACTAAAGGCTGGTGTCGACAAGCTAGCCGACACTGTTCGAGCCACTCTGGGTCCGAAAGGACGCAACGTAGTGCTCGACAAGAAGTATGGCAGCCCACTGATTACCAACGATGGCGTAACCATTGCCAAAGAGATCGAGCTCGAAGATGCATTCGAGAACATGGGCGCTCAGATTGTAAAAGAAGTGGCCAGCAAAACCAATGATCAAGCTGGTGACGGCACCACCACTGCCACCGTGTTAGCTCAAGCCATGATTGAAGACGGCATTAAAAACATTGCTGCTGGCGCTAACCCCATGGCTGTCCGCCGCGGCATCGAAAAAGCTGCCGCGGCTGTAGCCGGCGAGCTCAATAAAATTGCTAAGCCAGTAAGAGCGGGCGAGGAAATTGCCAATGTGGCCAGCATTTCGGCCGCCGACCCAGAAGTTGGCGCTCTGATTGCCGAAGTTATGGAAAAGATTGGCGCCGATGGCATTGTAACCGTTGAAGAAGGCCAAACTATGGGCCTGGACAAAGAAATTGTGGAAGGCATGCAGTTCGACAAAGGCTATGTTAGCCCATACATGGTAACCGATACCGCTCGTATGGAAGCCGTGGTCGAAAATGCTCCTATTCTAATTACCGACAAAAAAATTAGCTCGGTTCAGGAGCTGTTGCCACTGCTTGAAAAGCTGGCCGCCGAAGGCAAGAAAGACTTGGTGATTATTGCCGAAGATCTCGAGGGTGAGGCTCTTACTACCTTGGTTCTCAACAAGCTGCGCGGCACCTTCAATGCTGTGGCTATTAAGGCTCCAGCCTTTGGCGATCGGCGCAAAGAAATGCTAGCCGATATTGCCATTTTGACTGGCGGACAGGTTATCACCGAAGAGGTGGGTCTAAAGCTCGAAGATGCTAGTGTTGAAATGCTGGGTGAAGCCCGCAAAGTAATTGCCGACAAAGACAACACCACAATTGTAGACGGCAAGGGTAGCCAGGGTGCTGTAAAATCTCGCGTGGCCCAGATGAAGACACAGGCCGAGAATATGACTAGTGAATATGAGCTCGAGAAGTTGCAAGAACGCATTGCCAAACTCGAGAGTGGCGTGGCTGTTATTAAGGTCGGCGCCGCCACCGAGGTTGAACTCAAAGAAAAGAAGGCTCGCATAGAAGATGCCATTAACTCTACCAAGGCTGCAGTGGCCGAGGGCATTGTGCCTGGTGGTGGCTCGGCGTTAATTAAGGCCGCCCGAGCGCTCGATAAGCTTCAGCTCGAAGAAGAAGAGCAAGTTGGTGTAAACATTGTACGCGACAGCTTAGAATCGCCCCTTCGCCAAATTGCCAGCAACGCCGGTGTAACCGACGTAGCGGTGATTTTGGCCACTATTAATGCTGGCGACAAAGCCATTGGCTGGGATTTTGCTCGTAACCGCAAGGCCGACATGCTAAAAGCCGGCATTATAGACCCAGTTAAGGTTACTAAGAGCGCGCTTTTGAATGCTGCCAGCGCCGCTGCTATGCTGCTCACCACCGAAGCCGCGGTGGTTGATCTGCCCGAAAAAGAAGCTCCAGCTATGCCCGGCGGTGGCATGCCCGACATGGGCGGCATGATGTAAATTCAGCCCAGCACGGACAATAAAAAGACCCTCCAAGTTGCGGGGGTCTTTTTATGTTGACAAAGTTATTGGCATATTGTAATATCTGCTTAAGTTTCTTGGGCTTTTGAGCCCGGGTTGCAAGAACCACGACAAAGCAAGCACAGCGACAACAACGAGAGGAAGACCGATGACGATGACTGCAGATCGGCCCACCACCGCTACACCGATTCCGGCGTCAGTCCGAAGCGAAAAGGATCGTTTCCTGAAGCTTCCTGAGCTACCAGACTCGATCCGGAGCCTCTTGGAGAACAACCACCAGGCAGGCCTGACAGCTGCCCGGGAGTGGCTGAAGAGCAAGGAAGACGCCAGAAAGCTCGATGCCATCAAGATCATCTGTTGGCTCCTCAAGATCGGCGCAGACCTCAACGACGACGAAGTCGACGAGGCTGCTGAGCTCGCAGACCTCATGTTGCACGAACCGGTGCCACGAGATCTCGAAAACGTGATTCGTCGCGGAAAGATAGTGCTGGCTGACGTCTTTATCCGGACTGAGCTCGACTAACACATCATCCGGGGGGACTGGTAGCAGGGAGGGGTCTCGGAGCCCCTCCCTGCCCCGGCTTGCTTTGTCGAAACAACTTAATATATAGTCGTTTATAAATTCTTACTGAATAGTTATTAACCTATCGATGGCTATTCTGTGGGAATCAACCTAGATTCCCCGTACCGCCACTTGGAGGAGCGGCATGCAACAAGTAGTTATACGGAAGTGCTAAGTCCGATATTCGTCTACTACAAACGGGAGGTGTTTGGGTGATCGTAGCCCAGACAACCAAGCTCGAGAAACTACTGGCGGAAAGGAGGGACCTCGAGCAGCACAGCGGTTACCGATGGTCGTGCATGCAGCTTCGGCGCTACGGAAGGGCCGAGCTGGGCATGCTCGTGATGCACGACGACGACGTTCGTGATCAGATCGTCGGAGAAGAGCATCTCGAGGCCGCGCTCAGGGCGCTGCGCAGGCTCTTGCGCGAACACGACTGGCGACAACGGGTGTGTGAGCGCAGAGAGCGTCTGGCGGCCCTGTACAAGCTGAGCAAGAAGGGACAGCAGATCAGGATCTTTCGAGCCAGTCGCTCAGCAGTGAATCGCCTCGACGAGGAGCTCAAGAAACTCGAGGCGAGAGAGCAGGCGCGTTTCGAGCACGAGCTGCAAGAAGAGTCCGAGCTGCACAGCAGGCGTCGACGTCGAGAGCATCGGCGCTACGTCTACCGCCAGTACCGGCGCTAGAAGTTCTCCAGCCCTGGCAGCCGACCGTGGCATCGGCAGCCAGTTGTCCCATCCCAACAACTGCCACACACTGGGGCGGGGTCTCGCAAGAGACCCCGCCCCGTTGCCGTTTCTGCTATAATTCTAAGCAAATGAATAATAACATTTTCAACGCTATTGATGCCCAGCCGCAGCAGCTGCGTGAAAGCTACAATGAGGGCTTGGAGCCGGCCTTAACACCACAGCTAGGTTCAGGCATTCGTAACATTGTGTTGGCCGGCATGGGCGGTAGTGCGTTGGCTGGCGGAGTTATAAAAAACTGGCTCGATGAGCGCCTGAGTGTGCCGTTCGAGACAGTGCGCGACTACAAACTGCCAAGCTACATCGATACTGACAGTCTGGTGATAGTTAGTAGCTACTCTGGCAACACCGAAGAAACACTTAGTGCTTGTGAATTTGCCGATAAAATGAGTGCTCAGATTGTAATCATGACCCATGGGGGTACACTGCTGGAACAGGCTCAAAAAGAGGGTAATTGGCTGCTTGAGCTGCCCCAGGCCGAGCAACCGCGATTTGCTGTTTTGGCTGACTTAAAGGCCATGGCCTGCCTACTGCAAGACCTCGGCCTGGCCGGCAGCATAGATCTGCGCCGCGAACTAATAGAGGTTGCGAACTTTCTAGACCGGCAAAAAAGCACCTTGAACCTAGATAGCGACAGCAATAACTTGGCGGCCAAGATCGCTGCGCAACTGACCGGCAAACCAGCCCTTATATATGCCAGCCCGCTAATCAGTAGTACCGCCTACAAATGGAAGATAAACATTAACGAAGACGCCAAACAAATGGCTTTTTGTAACGTGTTTCCAGAACTCGACCATAATGAGCTCGAGGGCTGGCTACTGCCCAAAGAAAAGCAGCTCAACTCTGTGCTGTTGCGCTCAAGTTTAGAAACAGCTCAAATGCAAAAACGCATCGATGCTACCAAAGAGGTGCTAAAGGGTCATGGCTTTGAGCCAATCGAAGTTAAAGCAGTGGGCGAAACCCGGCTGCAGCAATTGCTGTACGTTAATTTGCTAGGGGACTATGTGAGTGCCTACTTGGCCCAAGCTAATCATGTCGACCCGCTGCCCGTTAAGTTGGTTGAGGAGCTTAAGGCCAAGCTTAAATAGTTCGAATTTTGAACTGTTTTCAGATATAATATGGCTCGTTCTCTAAACTACGATTCAAATTGTCGAAGAAATTTGGATTGAGAGGAGAAACAATGCGAGAATGTAAATTACAATTTTGAAATTGTAATAATTATCAAAGCATTGTTACGACGAGGAGAGGTCGCATAGTGGCCTAGTGCGCCGCCTTGGAAAGGCGGTATATCCGCAAGGGTATCGAGGGTTCGAATCCCTCCCTCTCCGCCATGAGCCTAGATGCTCATTTTTTGTTACAATGTGCTTATGGCTAAAAAATTGGCTCTAAAACGCTACCGACCACTAATTGTAATTTTTTTGGTTGTTTTAGCTTTTACGGGCTACAAGATGTTTGCTCGAGCCAGCCTAGAGGTAGCCCCGGCGGTCTTGGATTTTATGGGTGCGTTCTTTATTGTGGTGGGAGCTATTAAGGTCTACGAGATCGACTCTTTTGCCAAAACTTTTGCTAAATACGACGAGATTGCCAAACACGCCAAGCTCTATGCCTACATGTACCCGTTTATAGAAATAAGTATCGGCCTAGCCATGTTATTTAACTTCGAGGTTCTGGTTGTTACTTGGGTGGCGCTGTGCTTAATGCTAATTGACAGCGTTGGTTCTTACCAGGGCATTAAGAATCCGGCCGTGCGAACCAGCGCTACACTGGGCACCGTCTTTCGCATTCCACTTACCTGGGTAACGCTAGGCGAAGATGTATTAATTGCTGGGCTGGCGGTTATTACCTTGTTTTACTACTACCGCTAACGCTTGGCGACAGCCAAGCCCCATACACTTTTGGCGCCAGCCTGCTTAAGTACTCGAGCACACTCATTTAGGGTGGCGCCGGTGGTTACAACATCGTCGACAATTACAACTCGGGCACCCGCTACCTGCGGCGTAATAACCATAAAGTTACCCCTAACAGACTGCAAGCGAGCTTGCCGGCCCAAACCAATCTGGCCGGTATGGGCTACACGAATCATGGTTTTTGTGACCGGCACAGATGTATTTCGGCCAACCTGCTTGGCCAGCAACAGCGACTGATTGTAGCCACGGCGCCTTTGTGATCGGCCGTCGCTAGGGACAAAGCTCAGCATATCAAACCTGCTACCCTCCAAAAGGCTAGCCATACTCGGCGCAAATAGCTCAGCCGCCGAGCGGTCGCCATAGTATTTGAGCCGGTATACAAGCTCGTCGACTGGGTTTTGCAGGCGATATGACACTAGAACACCATTTAAGCTAGTTTTAGCCCGACAGCGTTTGCAGGTACGGCCGTCATCATTCAGCTCGTTACAATAAAAGCAGGCGGGTTTTTTAACGATTAGCTGGGTTTGCGAGCACTCAGAACACAAAAGACTACCCTCAACGTTGCATTTTATACAACAGCTTGGACTTAATAATTCGGTGATTTTTTGTAGCATGTGGCTTGCATTCAGGTATATTATCTGATTATAATAGGTGGTAATAACCTTGGTGGCAAGGATAAGGAGGATATATGGCAAGAAAAAACCAGGTAGACGAAGAAATCCTAGAAGATGAGTTTTTAGACGACGAACAGGCCAAAGAGGCTGGTAACGAAGAATGGATGAACGAAGAAGAGTTCGAAGGTCAGCTAGCAGTTGACGTTTATCAGACCAAAGACACTATTGTGATTAAGGCTCCAATTGCTGGTGTTAAGCCCGAGGATATCGATGTGGCTATTTCGGAGGACGTTGTGACTATTCGTGGCGACCGCAAAGAAGAAGTTACGGTCGAAAAAGACAATTATTATGTTCAGGAATGCTTTTGGGGCAGCTTTAGCCGGTCGGTTATTCTACCTACCAGCACTGTCGCCGAAAAGGCCAATGCCAGCCTCAAAGATGGCGTGCTAACAATCGAGATTCCAAAAGTGGTGCCAGAAGACAAGGTTAAGAAGATTAAGGTTAAACCAGCCGCTTAAACAGTAATTTGTGTGTGCATTCTCTAAAAAAGCCCTTGAGTAAGGGCTTTTTTGATTCCCCAATTCTAAAAATTGTCCCGCCCGTCTATCGGCCTATGCTGCGATCAGCAAGTGCAGTAGCAAAATGCACTCTTGTTGCGAGAATCTTGTTACTACATGACCGCGCAGCAACAGGAAGGTATTTTGCTGTCTGCACGCTGCTAGAATCGCAGCATAGGCCAAAGTTTTATCCAACTTTTTCTGATTCTCGAGTGTCGGGGAGAATTAGCTATTTCTTTTGAACCTGCTCGGTCACTTTGGGCTCTACCAGGCGCAATGCAATAGCCGGGTCGTAGCCCAGCTGAACTGTGGCCATGGCTTCGCGCAAGGCTTCGTCTGAGGCCGCTGCATTGTAACCCTGGTACCAGTCGGTAGCGCTTACTACTTGCCTGGCAAACGGCCCCAGAATAGGGTCGTTGTATTGACTCTTAGCTAAATCTGGGCGGCTCGAAACTCGGCCGCTGGCGTTCAAATATTTAGCTAGCTCATTGTAGGAGCTGGCAAAACCCAAAAAGTCCCAGGCAATATCGGGATTTTTGCTATTGCTCGAAACCAGCTCGGCCACGTATTGACTATAGTTGAGTTGATTTGAGCTATTAAGCTGGGGTAATGGGGCGGTTTTAAACTTTAAATCTGGGTTGGTGGCCGAAATCATGTTGGCCTGAAACGGGTAATCAATAATCATAGCAGTTTTACCGTTTGCAAAAGCCTGAACACTGCCGCCCAGAGCATCGCTCCACGAATAGCTGGTTTTGTTTGGATTAGAAAAGCTCGAGTAAAAGGCCAGGGCCTTGGCGCCAGCGTTGTAGTTATTGGAGTCGACTGAGCCAAATGTTGCTTGGGTAGGCGGCTGGTTGGTCATTTGAGCGCCATTTTGCATCATTAGTACTGAAAGCACATCGGCACTGTTATTAATGGCTGGGGTACCCAGCGCTACGCCCGATTTGTATAGAGCCGGCCCCTGTTTTTGACTTAATTTGGTGTTGGCATCGAGCAGTTCTTGCCAGCTACTCGGCGGGTCTTTTAAGCCAGCTTGTTCAAACAGGCTAGGGTTATAAAACAATCCCAAGGTTGGTAGGCTATAGGCTACGCCCCAAACCTTAT includes:
- the groES gene encoding co-chaperone GroES — its product is MNIQPLGDRVVLEQVELEEKTAAGIILPDSAKEKPSEGKVLAVGTEVKEVKAGDRVLYSKYGPTEVKVDGKELMIVKEEDILAVMKGGK
- the groL gene encoding chaperonin GroEL (60 kDa chaperone family; promotes refolding of misfolded polypeptides especially under stressful conditions; forms two stacked rings of heptamers to form a barrel-shaped 14mer; ends can be capped by GroES; misfolded proteins enter the barrel where they are refolded when GroES binds); the encoded protein is MAKDIIASEDARKKLKAGVDKLADTVRATLGPKGRNVVLDKKYGSPLITNDGVTIAKEIELEDAFENMGAQIVKEVASKTNDQAGDGTTTATVLAQAMIEDGIKNIAAGANPMAVRRGIEKAAAAVAGELNKIAKPVRAGEEIANVASISAADPEVGALIAEVMEKIGADGIVTVEEGQTMGLDKEIVEGMQFDKGYVSPYMVTDTARMEAVVENAPILITDKKISSVQELLPLLEKLAAEGKKDLVIIAEDLEGEALTTLVLNKLRGTFNAVAIKAPAFGDRRKEMLADIAILTGGQVITEEVGLKLEDASVEMLGEARKVIADKDNTTIVDGKGSQGAVKSRVAQMKTQAENMTSEYELEKLQERIAKLESGVAVIKVGAATEVELKEKKARIEDAINSTKAAVAEGIVPGGGSALIKAARALDKLQLEEEEQVGVNIVRDSLESPLRQIASNAGVTDVAVILATINAGDKAIGWDFARNRKADMLKAGIIDPVKVTKSALLNAASAAAMLLTTEAAVVDLPEKEAPAMPGGGMPDMGGMM
- a CDS encoding bifunctional phosphoglucose/phosphomannose isomerase; the encoded protein is MNNNIFNAIDAQPQQLRESYNEGLEPALTPQLGSGIRNIVLAGMGGSALAGGVIKNWLDERLSVPFETVRDYKLPSYIDTDSLVIVSSYSGNTEETLSACEFADKMSAQIVIMTHGGTLLEQAQKEGNWLLELPQAEQPRFAVLADLKAMACLLQDLGLAGSIDLRRELIEVANFLDRQKSTLNLDSDSNNLAAKIAAQLTGKPALIYASPLISSTAYKWKININEDAKQMAFCNVFPELDHNELEGWLLPKEKQLNSVLLRSSLETAQMQKRIDATKEVLKGHGFEPIEVKAVGETRLQQLLYVNLLGDYVSAYLAQANHVDPLPVKLVEELKAKLK
- a CDS encoding ComF family protein; this translates as MLQKITELLSPSCCIKCNVEGSLLCSECSQTQLIVKKPACFYCNELNDDGRTCKRCRAKTSLNGVLVSYRLQNPVDELVYRLKYYGDRSAAELFAPSMASLLEGSRFDMLSFVPSDGRSQRRRGYNQSLLLAKQVGRNTSVPVTKTMIRVAHTGQIGLGRQARLQSVRGNFMVITPQVAGARVVIVDDVVTTGATLNECARVLKQAGAKSVWGLAVAKR
- a CDS encoding Hsp20/alpha crystallin family protein; its protein translation is MARKNQVDEEILEDEFLDDEQAKEAGNEEWMNEEEFEGQLAVDVYQTKDTIVIKAPIAGVKPEDIDVAISEDVVTIRGDRKEEVTVEKDNYYVQECFWGSFSRSVILPTSTVAEKANASLKDGVLTIEIPKVVPEDKVKKIKVKPAA
- a CDS encoding extracellular solute-binding protein; amino-acid sequence: MKKRLHRPRLRYYLLFIGLIVFMWVYYFFLSPPPPVANNRDYKGSVQYPTTPITLTYWRVYDSQNAFDAVVADYQKLHPNVTVQIQEVDAAIYDAKLTAAAKAGTLPDIFAIRNDWLVRYQANASPAPESVFTAKQFKSDFASLISGELVQGNKVWGVAYSLPTLGLFYNPSLFEQAGLKDPPSSWQELLDANTKLSQKQGPALYKSGVALGTPAINNSADVLSVLMMQNGAQMTNQPPTQATFGSVDSNNYNAGAKALAFYSSFSNPNKTSYSWSDALGGSVQAFANGKTAMIIDYPFQANMISATNPDLKFKTAPLPQLNSSNQLNYSQYVAELVSSNSKNPDIAWDFLGFASSYNELAKYLNASGRVSSRPDLAKSQYNDPILGPFARQVVSATDWYQGYNAAASDEALREAMATVQLGYDPAIALRLVEPKVTEQVQKK